One Primulina huaijiensis isolate GDHJ02 chromosome 5, ASM1229523v2, whole genome shotgun sequence DNA segment encodes these proteins:
- the LOC140976709 gene encoding M phase phosphoprotein 10-like, translated as MSAETDGGPQALNRLKSIDPPLYLTASPELSKTARLASQYLFSSLNPFAPKSPFTHLLTEGFDAEQIWQQIDLQSQPLISSLRRQVRNFEKNPLEIEKQFNLDKRSGKTQHTVRKDTENKACEDVESEREDFDEDEEDEGEEDGFENEDEEDDHDGDTENEEINHVNGVEDRFLKINELEEYLEEDEAREYGIKKGKKGKKKKRGELMDDEEEGEGGEDEDEGEDEELGLLELDDEDDDDENKMENARYEDFFGRKGTGQKKKSTRHGGLQGSDMGDEPIHGEDLKKQNLSTHEKEQQNLRAQIENMEKANLEPKTWTMQGEITAAKRPKNSALEVDLDFEHNVRPAPVITEEFTASIEEMIQKRVLEARFDDVQKPPDLLHKAPREKAELDENKSTKGLAEVYEDEYAQKTGLVSMGLSFSDEQKKEATMLFKNLCLKLDALSHFNFTPKPVIEDMSIQVNVPALAMEEIAPLAVSDAAMLAPEEVFAGKGDIKDETELTKADRKRRRANKKRRFKARSAKQMTMKEPQSTSVNRDDGNEDK; from the exons ATGTCAGCCGAAACGGACGGCGGCCCACAGGCGCTTAATCGGCTGAAGTCAATCGATCCGCCGCTTTATCTCACCGCATCTCCGGAACTTTCCAAGACTGCTCGATTAGCCTCGCAATATCTATTTTCCTCTCTCAATCCCTTTGCTCCTAAATCTCCATTTACTCATCTGTTGACCGAAGGATTCGACGCGGAGCAGATTTGGCAGCAAATTGATCTTCAATCTCAACCCTTGATTTCCTCCCTCCGCCGCCAAGTCAGAAACTTCGAGAAGAATCCACTGGAAATTGAAAAACAATTCAATTTGGATAAACGTAGTGGAAAAACACAGCATACTGTGAGAAAGGATACGGAGAATAAGGCATGTGAAGATGTAGAAAGTGAAAGAGAGGATTTTGATGAGGACGAAGAAGATGAAGGGGAGGAAGATGGTTTTGAGAATGAGGACGAAGAAGATGATCACGATGGAGATACGGAGAACGAAGAGATAAACCATGTGAATGGGGTGGAGGATAGGTTTTTGAAGATTAACGAATTGGAGGAGTACTTGGAGGAAGATGAGGCCAGAGAGTATGGCATAAAGAAGGGGAAAAAGGGTAAAAAGAAGAAGAGAGGTGAATTAATGGATGATGAAGAAGAGGGTGAAGGAGGGGAAGATGAGGATGAAGGCGAAGATGAAGAG CTTGGACTTTTGGAGCTTGACGacgaagatgatgatgatgagaacAAGATGGAAAATGCAAG ATATGAGGACTTTTTTGGCCGTAAAGGAACTGGTCAGAAGAAAAAATCTACACGTCATGGTGGTTTACAGGGCTCGGATATGGGTGATGAACCTATCCATGGTGAAGATCTG AAGAAACAAAATCTTTCTACCCATGAAAAAGAGCAACAGAATCTCCGTGCACAGATTGAAAACATGGAGAAAGCAAACTTAGAACCCAAAACCTGGACAATGCAGGGAGAG ATCACTGCTGCTAAAAGACCAAAAAATAGTGCATTGGAAGTTGATCTAGATTTTGAGCACAATGTGAGACCTGCGCCAGTAATCACAGAAGAGTTCACTGCTTCTATTGAAGAAATGATTCAGAAGCGTGTCCTTGAG GCCCGATTTGACGATGTGCAGAAGCCTCCTGATTTACTCCACAAGGCACCTAGGGAAAAAGCGGAACTG GATGAGAATAAGAGCACAAAGGGACTTGCTGAAGTTTATGAG GATGAATATGCTCAGAAGACGGGCCTGGTGTCAATGGGGCTGTCATTTTCTGATGAACAAAAGAAAGAA GCAACCATGCTATTCAAGAACCTGTGCTTGAAGTTGGATGCtttatctcatttcaatttcacTCCCAAACCG GTTATTGAGGATATGTCAATACAAGTAAATGTGCCTGCCCTTGCAATGGAAGAG ATTGCTCCACTGGCAGTGTCTGATGCAGCTATGCTTGCTCCAGAAGAAGTGTTTGCTGGCAAAGGGGACATTAAAGACGAAACAGAACTAACAAAGGCTGATAGGAAGAGGAGAAGAGCgaataaaaaaagaagattTAAAG CTAGATCAGCAAAACAGATGACCATGAAGGAACCGCAAAGCACATCTGTGAACAGAGATGATG GCAATGAAGACAAGTAA